From Thermotoga sp. Mc24, the proteins below share one genomic window:
- a CDS encoding TolC family protein gives MKRFFLVFLLVPVFLVGNVFDLFEENLKNSSGYWSSVEKFKEAQLNYKRYTNFWNPEISVSLGKTGITITEDGISDFSISPIVNFVNIYGFELGLSFPISVNTDDWSFNFEGTQLSVSRNLKTEYTVDKLKTEANYLSSKYSLKSTKNSIFIQTVQDIFDWYYYTKKIEILSQRLQVLNEKLSKAKDDDEKKALEKQILSTEQTLRSAEYSLQTIQTKNIDEEVYQKTRKFLEGVTLPATTLEYREDLKALELQKKAEEIEKKTWFLPYLPELTFSFNYDFEDSEWSIGIGFQMTLWDFGERKLEAEKRKSQLVSLEYQEKVRNIENSLSQELVNIANLESQLRQKEIELEDLEESSKTNDQLFRKGFLSEEDYTLSKLDYVEGTLEKENLENSLILEKLKYISILGYDLEKFLKEGDQN, from the coding sequence ATGAAACGATTTTTTCTGGTTTTTCTCCTTGTTCCGGTTTTCCTCGTGGGGAACGTCTTCGATCTGTTCGAGGAGAACCTGAAAAATTCGTCCGGTTACTGGTCGAGTGTGGAAAAGTTCAAAGAAGCACAGCTCAACTACAAACGTTACACAAACTTCTGGAATCCTGAGATATCCGTTTCATTGGGAAAGACAGGTATCACCATAACAGAGGATGGTATCTCTGATTTCTCAATATCTCCAATTGTCAACTTTGTAAACATCTACGGATTCGAGCTCGGACTTTCCTTTCCGATCTCCGTGAACACTGACGACTGGTCTTTTAACTTCGAAGGAACACAGCTCAGTGTGTCCAGAAATCTCAAAACGGAATACACAGTGGACAAGTTGAAGACAGAGGCAAACTACCTTTCCAGCAAGTATTCTTTGAAATCCACAAAGAACAGCATTTTCATCCAGACCGTCCAGGACATATTCGACTGGTACTACTACACAAAGAAGATCGAAATACTCTCGCAGAGACTTCAGGTGTTGAACGAAAAACTCAGCAAGGCAAAAGATGACGACGAAAAGAAAGCTCTGGAAAAGCAGATACTCTCCACTGAACAAACCCTGAGAAGTGCAGAATACAGTCTTCAGACGATTCAAACAAAGAACATCGACGAAGAAGTGTATCAGAAAACAAGAAAGTTTCTCGAGGGGGTCACTCTGCCGGCCACCACTCTGGAGTACAGAGAAGACCTGAAAGCTCTGGAGCTTCAAAAGAAAGCCGAAGAGATAGAAAAGAAAACATGGTTTCTTCCGTATCTTCCGGAACTGACGTTCTCGTTCAACTACGACTTCGAAGATAGCGAGTGGTCGATCGGAATAGGATTTCAGATGACGCTCTGGGACTTTGGAGAAAGAAAACTGGAAGCAGAGAAAAGAAAATCCCAGCTGGTTTCTCTGGAATATCAGGAAAAGGTGCGAAACATAGAAAACTCGTTGAGCCAAGAGCTTGTCAACATTGCCAATCTCGAGTCTCAGCTGAGACAAAAAGAAATCGAACTGGAAGATCTGGAGGAAAGCTCCAAAACAAACGATCAGCTTTTCAGGAAAGGCTTCCTGAGTGAAGAAGACTACACTCTCTCGAAACTCGACTACGTGGAAGGAACTCTCGAGAAAGAAAATCTGGAAAATTCATTGATTCTGGAAAAACTGAAATACATAAGCATCTTAGGATACGATCTTGAGAAATTCCTCAAGGAAGGTGATCAGAATTGA
- a CDS encoding iron-containing alcohol dehydrogenase, protein MWSKEINIKNVIEIRTKTTCYFGAGALAKIEDILDFLKERGIKSVVVVSDKVAYKVTGAWDKVKPALEKRGIEYVVYDDVTPNPTTEQINEATKKALEINAQAVIGIGGGSPIDTAKSVAILLEYPEKTAEELYEQKFIPEKAKPIIAINTTHGTGTEVDRFAVASILEKEYKPPIAYDCIYPTFSIDDPELTKSLPEKQSIYTSLDALNHITEAATTSLGNPFSINLARNTVELISEYLPEVLKKPDNLEARYFLMYASAIAGISFDNGMLHLTHALEHPLSAIKPDLPHGLGLAMLLPAVFKYTYKAKPQILAYVYQPIIPDLKGRPNEAEEAASKLEQWIFNLGVKEKLADVGFSEKDIPKLVRLAFETPALDLLLNLAPMKVDENLVEAIYKESLKPY, encoded by the coding sequence ATGTGGTCCAAAGAGATTAACATCAAAAATGTAATTGAAATAAGAACAAAAACGACTTGTTACTTTGGGGCGGGTGCATTAGCTAAAATCGAGGATATACTGGATTTTCTGAAGGAAAGAGGTATAAAGTCTGTGGTAGTTGTTAGTGACAAAGTTGCGTACAAAGTTACAGGTGCATGGGATAAAGTGAAGCCTGCTTTGGAAAAGAGAGGTATAGAATACGTAGTTTATGATGATGTGACACCAAATCCCACAACCGAACAGATAAACGAGGCTACAAAAAAAGCGCTTGAAATAAACGCTCAAGCCGTGATAGGAATAGGCGGAGGAAGCCCCATCGACACTGCAAAAAGTGTCGCAATATTACTTGAGTATCCTGAAAAAACAGCTGAAGAATTGTATGAACAAAAGTTCATACCCGAAAAAGCAAAACCCATAATTGCCATAAACACAACACATGGTACAGGAACAGAAGTCGATAGATTTGCAGTGGCATCTATTCTGGAAAAAGAATACAAACCACCAATAGCCTATGATTGCATTTATCCAACCTTCTCTATCGATGATCCAGAGCTAACTAAAAGTCTTCCAGAAAAACAAAGTATTTATACCTCTCTTGATGCACTGAATCATATCACAGAAGCAGCTACAACTTCTTTAGGAAATCCATTTTCAATAAATCTTGCAAGAAATACTGTGGAATTGATATCTGAATACTTACCCGAGGTTCTCAAAAAACCTGATAACTTAGAAGCGCGTTACTTCCTGATGTATGCTTCTGCAATAGCAGGTATCTCTTTCGATAATGGTATGCTACATCTCACGCATGCTCTTGAACATCCGCTGAGTGCTATCAAACCCGATCTTCCTCATGGTTTGGGACTTGCTATGCTGCTTCCAGCTGTTTTTAAATACACATATAAAGCGAAACCACAAATACTTGCTTACGTATATCAGCCTATAATTCCTGATTTAAAAGGAAGACCGAATGAAGCGGAAGAAGCTGCTTCAAAACTTGAACAGTGGATTTTTAACTTGGGTGTCAAAGAGAAACTGGCGGATGTTGGATTTTCTGAAAAAGACATCCCTAAAC
- a CDS encoding ABC transporter permease, which produces MEILKEVLRSLLANKMRTFLSMLGIVIGVTAVIMVMSLGAGMKESVTERLTSLGSNIIMITPGFTGGRGGTIAQSVESLEEDDVEDILKMCPSVDKAIGLVNGSFLVQYRETNTRSNVYSAPADIFHILNLKVSSGRTFSQEDNTANVAIIGQEVAYNLFGNENPLGKKIYLVQGNRKLVFEIIGIFERTGSILMFNPDNMILIPYETGKFRVFQTHGKVSMILATSKSADVAQRAVMEIDHLLYTKFHEEESYYNIISQQAILNVVSESVSIINLVLVAIAAVSLIVGGIGIMNIMLVSVVERTREIGIKMAIGASRLRILLEFLVESVVITFVAGAIGVALGILGSNTIVNTFGSQYGLKAVIDPLSVIVAFGVSASVGLFFGFYPAYRASRLSPIEALRYE; this is translated from the coding sequence ATGGAGATACTTAAAGAGGTTCTGAGATCACTTCTTGCCAACAAGATGAGAACGTTTCTATCGATGCTCGGTATTGTGATCGGAGTGACCGCCGTTATCATGGTGATGTCTCTTGGGGCAGGTATGAAAGAAAGCGTGACAGAGAGGCTCACTTCGCTTGGATCGAACATCATCATGATCACACCTGGATTCACTGGAGGAAGAGGAGGTACGATCGCTCAATCGGTGGAATCGCTCGAGGAAGACGATGTAGAAGATATCCTGAAGATGTGCCCGAGTGTTGACAAAGCGATCGGTCTTGTGAATGGAAGTTTCCTTGTTCAGTACAGAGAGACAAACACCAGATCTAACGTGTACTCTGCACCAGCTGATATTTTCCACATTTTGAATCTGAAAGTCTCTTCTGGAAGGACCTTCTCCCAGGAGGACAACACTGCCAACGTCGCGATCATCGGACAAGAAGTGGCGTACAACCTGTTCGGAAACGAAAATCCTCTGGGCAAAAAGATTTACCTCGTTCAGGGAAATAGAAAACTCGTCTTTGAAATCATTGGAATCTTCGAAAGAACCGGTAGCATTCTCATGTTCAACCCAGACAACATGATTCTGATCCCCTATGAAACGGGAAAATTCAGGGTCTTCCAGACACACGGGAAGGTTTCCATGATACTCGCAACAAGTAAATCCGCGGATGTTGCTCAAAGGGCAGTCATGGAGATAGATCACCTGCTCTACACAAAGTTTCACGAGGAAGAAAGTTACTACAACATCATCAGTCAGCAAGCCATCTTGAACGTGGTCTCTGAGAGTGTGTCTATCATCAACCTTGTTCTCGTTGCAATCGCCGCTGTGTCGCTGATCGTTGGTGGTATCGGTATCATGAACATCATGCTCGTCTCTGTTGTTGAAAGAACCAGGGAAATAGGTATAAAGATGGCTATAGGAGCATCAAGACTCAGAATTCTTTTGGAGTTTCTTGTGGAAAGCGTTGTGATCACATTCGTTGCTGGTGCCATAGGTGTTGCTCTGGGTATCTTAGGTTCGAACACGATAGTTAACACCTTTGGCAGTCAGTACGGATTGAAAGCCGTGATAGATCCGCTCTCTGTGATTGTTGCATTTGGAGTTTCGGCAAGCGTTGGATTGTTCTTTGGGTTCTATCCCGCATACAGAGCCTCCAGACTGAGTCCAATAGAAGCCCTGAGGTACGAGTAA
- a CDS encoding TolC family protein, with translation MKNLFVVLLSLVSVLSFSVSLNDVLQTALASSTDYQIAQINLESATMDYEKAKLEATNKRSELSAELSYYNNLQSYRNSLKSAYQDVLGRIFNLLTADLSYEIAQLNFENAQEDYKTSQELFKKNLISENDLKDSELTLEEASNNLLSAQKDLEEAQKDYEEIFSVEVSEIELPLIDYQNLVSEDEYLDNLSSVKIAELNMKIAEYDLNNLSASASKYEQKKAELNYKKSKMNYDEALKEAKDSYKSTLDSLEIAFLNLKVLKEKVDLNENILKDYQERYEKGLISKKELNTQKINLLNTKKNYFNSLRSYYTSIVNFLIDAGKEVSF, from the coding sequence ATGAAAAATCTCTTCGTGGTGCTGTTGTCTCTCGTTTCTGTGCTGAGCTTTTCTGTTTCTCTGAATGATGTTCTTCAAACCGCTCTTGCGAGCAGTACAGATTATCAAATCGCGCAGATCAACTTAGAATCCGCGACGATGGACTACGAAAAAGCAAAACTCGAAGCAACGAACAAGAGATCAGAACTCTCCGCAGAACTCAGCTACTACAACAACCTTCAAAGCTACAGAAACTCGCTGAAATCCGCTTATCAAGATGTTCTGGGAAGGATTTTCAATCTCCTGACCGCTGACCTTTCCTACGAAATCGCACAGCTGAACTTCGAAAACGCCCAGGAAGACTACAAAACCAGTCAGGAGCTTTTCAAGAAGAATCTCATTTCCGAGAACGACCTGAAAGATTCAGAGCTCACCCTCGAAGAAGCCAGCAACAACCTCCTTTCCGCCCAAAAAGACCTTGAAGAAGCCCAAAAAGATTATGAGGAGATCTTCAGCGTGGAAGTGAGTGAAATAGAGCTTCCTCTCATCGATTATCAGAACCTTGTGAGTGAAGACGAATACCTCGACAATCTTTCTTCCGTCAAGATCGCGGAGCTGAACATGAAGATCGCTGAATACGATCTCAACAACCTCTCCGCTTCCGCTTCGAAGTACGAACAGAAAAAGGCAGAGCTGAATTACAAGAAATCAAAGATGAACTACGACGAAGCTTTGAAAGAAGCAAAAGACAGCTATAAGAGCACCCTCGATTCTCTGGAAATCGCCTTCTTGAATTTGAAAGTACTGAAAGAAAAGGTTGACCTCAACGAGAACATCCTCAAAGATTACCAGGAAAGATACGAAAAGGGACTGATCTCAAAGAAAGAACTGAACACCCAGAAGATCAATCTTCTCAACACCAAAAAGAACTACTTCAATTCGCTACGCAGCTACTACACTTCGATCGTGAACTTCCTGATAGACGCTGGAAAAGAAGTCTCCTTTTGA
- a CDS encoding efflux RND transporter periplasmic adaptor subunit, with the protein MKKWITLLIIAVLVVLVIVVIFLNRASAQTVSEKDATSTQAPVYLTYTVTKENETVEIVGQVTADTKKVTSKVSGDVLEIYVEEGDVVQVGQKIAKIDDTDYQISYLSALNSYKTSPTEINRLNLEKAKENLENTTVVSPVNGVVQSVNVDVGDSVSVGTSIVTIVETDTLRVEGSISEYDLKNVKEGMKAVFTFEQLGLTLTGKVKRISPVAETSGGVTVIPVEFSFDQIPPSLVIPGLTCDVEIIIKEATSSFFVPKEAVSQDQNGYYVMKQTPQGPQKVYVEVGEELNDKIEIKKGVSEGDVLLLIPSQQEIQRLRTRQGLPMFGPGGGRAR; encoded by the coding sequence TTGAAAAAGTGGATAACCCTGCTGATCATAGCAGTACTGGTGGTCCTGGTGATCGTTGTGATCTTTTTGAACAGAGCCAGTGCCCAGACCGTTTCTGAAAAAGACGCCACTTCAACACAGGCTCCTGTCTATCTCACCTACACTGTGACGAAAGAGAATGAAACTGTAGAAATAGTGGGTCAGGTCACCGCCGATACGAAGAAAGTCACTTCCAAAGTATCTGGAGACGTTCTGGAAATTTACGTGGAAGAGGGAGATGTGGTTCAGGTAGGTCAGAAAATAGCAAAGATAGACGACACAGATTATCAAATCAGTTATCTTTCCGCTCTCAACAGCTACAAAACTTCTCCCACCGAGATCAACCGTTTGAATCTGGAGAAAGCAAAAGAGAACCTGGAGAACACAACGGTGGTTTCGCCTGTGAATGGAGTAGTTCAATCGGTCAATGTGGATGTGGGAGACAGTGTGTCGGTTGGTACCAGCATAGTCACTATAGTGGAAACAGATACCCTCAGAGTAGAAGGTTCCATCAGTGAATACGACCTCAAGAACGTCAAAGAAGGAATGAAGGCTGTTTTCACCTTCGAACAGCTTGGCCTCACCCTGACCGGAAAGGTGAAAAGAATCAGTCCTGTTGCGGAAACGTCCGGTGGAGTTACCGTGATACCGGTGGAGTTTTCTTTCGATCAGATACCTCCCAGCTTAGTGATACCTGGTCTCACGTGCGACGTGGAAATAATCATCAAAGAAGCTACAAGTTCTTTCTTTGTACCAAAAGAAGCGGTCAGTCAGGATCAAAACGGTTACTACGTGATGAAACAAACACCCCAAGGACCTCAAAAGGTGTATGTTGAGGTGGGTGAAGAGCTGAACGATAAGATAGAAATCAAAAAGGGTGTTTCCGAAGGAGACGTTTTGCTTCTCATCCCGTCACAGCAGGAAATCCAGAGACTTCGAACAAGACAAGGTCTTCCAATGTTCGGCCCCGGAGGGGGACGAGCAAGATGA
- the aroB gene encoding bifunctional shikimate kinase AroK/3-dehydroquinate synthase AroB: MRIFLVGMMGSGKSTIGKRVSEVLDLQFIDMDEEIERREGRRVRRIFEEDGEEYFRLKEKELLRELVERDNVVVATGGGVVIDPENRELLKKEKTLFLYAPPEVLMERVTTENRPLLREGKERIREIWERRKQFYTEFRGIDTSKLNEWETTALVVLEALDEKEISTIEKPHLVKIILGGFKRVRNEELVFTTERVEKIYGRYLPENRLLFPDGEEVKTLEHVSRAYYELVRMDFPRGKTIAGVGGGALTDFTGFVASTFKRGVGLSFYPTTLLAQVDASVGGKNAIDFAGVKNVVGTFRMPDYVIIDPTVTLSMDEGRFEEGVVEAFKMTILSGRGVELFDEPEKIEKRNLKVLSEMVKISVEDKARIVMEDPYDMGLRHALNLGHTLGHVYEMLEGVPHGIAVAWGIEKETMYLYRKGIVPKETMRWIVEKVKQIVPIPVPSVDVEKARNLILNDKKILKGSRVRLPYVKEIGKIEFLEVDPLELLEVVD, translated from the coding sequence ATGAGAATCTTCCTCGTTGGGATGATGGGTTCTGGAAAGAGTACGATCGGTAAAAGGGTTTCCGAGGTGCTCGACCTTCAGTTCATAGATATGGACGAAGAGATAGAAAGAAGAGAGGGAAGAAGAGTTCGAAGGATTTTCGAAGAAGACGGTGAAGAGTACTTCCGATTGAAAGAGAAAGAACTTCTTAGGGAACTTGTGGAAAGAGACAACGTGGTCGTGGCAACGGGTGGAGGTGTTGTGATCGATCCAGAGAACAGGGAGCTTTTGAAGAAAGAGAAGACTCTCTTTCTCTACGCTCCCCCTGAAGTGTTGATGGAAAGAGTAACAACAGAGAACAGGCCTCTTCTGAGAGAAGGAAAAGAGAGAATACGAGAGATCTGGGAAAGGAGAAAACAGTTCTACACGGAGTTTAGAGGGATCGACACCTCCAAGTTGAACGAGTGGGAAACAACCGCACTCGTTGTGCTGGAGGCTCTGGACGAGAAAGAAATCTCAACGATAGAAAAACCACACCTGGTGAAGATCATCCTCGGTGGTTTCAAGAGGGTGAGGAACGAAGAGCTGGTTTTCACCACGGAGAGGGTGGAGAAGATATACGGAAGGTACCTTCCAGAGAATCGGCTTCTTTTTCCGGATGGAGAGGAAGTGAAGACGCTGGAGCATGTCTCCAGAGCGTACTACGAACTTGTGAGGATGGACTTTCCCAGGGGAAAGACCATAGCGGGTGTCGGAGGAGGTGCTCTCACCGACTTCACTGGCTTTGTGGCGAGCACGTTCAAAAGGGGAGTGGGACTTTCTTTCTATCCGACAACACTTCTGGCTCAGGTGGACGCTTCCGTTGGTGGAAAGAATGCCATCGATTTCGCTGGAGTGAAAAACGTCGTTGGGACTTTCAGAATGCCAGACTACGTCATCATAGATCCCACCGTCACGCTTTCGATGGATGAGGGCAGGTTCGAAGAGGGAGTCGTGGAAGCCTTCAAGATGACGATTCTATCGGGTCGCGGGGTAGAACTCTTCGATGAGCCGGAGAAGATAGAAAAGAGAAATCTCAAAGTTCTCAGCGAGATGGTAAAAATCTCCGTCGAAGATAAAGCGAGGATAGTAATGGAAGATCCCTACGACATGGGTTTGAGACACGCCCTGAATCTGGGACACACGCTCGGTCATGTGTACGAGATGCTGGAAGGGGTACCTCACGGTATAGCGGTAGCGTGGGGCATCGAAAAAGAGACGATGTACCTGTACAGAAAGGGAATAGTGCCTAAGGAAACCATGAGATGGATCGTAGAAAAGGTCAAACAGATCGTACCAATTCCTGTTCCATCCGTCGATGTTGAGAAAGCCAGAAATCTCATTCTGAACGACAAGAAGATCCTGAAAGGTTCCAGAGTTAGGCTTCCTTACGTGAAAGAAATCGGAAAGATCGAATTCTTAGAGGTCGATCCGCTCGAACTTTTGGAGGTGGTAGATTGA
- the aroQ gene encoding type II 3-dehydroquinate dehydratase, which yields MKVLVVNGPNLNMLGKRDKNIYGNFSHEDLVKMIEDWGRKNDVEVEVFQSNHEGEILDRLHRLDFDGLVINPGAFTHYSYAIRDALEIVKVPKVEVHISNIHRREEFRRRSVTAEVCDGQISGLGVYGYLLALEYIKKKLEELT from the coding sequence TTGAAAGTACTCGTGGTGAACGGACCCAACTTGAACATGCTCGGAAAAAGAGACAAAAACATCTATGGAAACTTTTCTCATGAGGATCTTGTGAAGATGATAGAAGATTGGGGAAGGAAAAACGATGTGGAAGTGGAGGTCTTTCAGTCGAACCACGAGGGAGAAATTTTGGATAGACTGCACAGGCTCGATTTCGATGGTCTTGTGATAAACCCGGGGGCTTTCACCCACTACAGCTACGCCATAAGGGATGCCCTGGAGATCGTGAAGGTGCCGAAGGTGGAGGTTCACATATCGAACATACACAGGAGGGAAGAGTTCAGAAGAAGGAGCGTTACGGCTGAGGTGTGCGACGGTCAGATAAGCGGACTTGGTGTGTACGGTTACCTTCTGGCTCTGGAGTACATAAAAAAGAAACTGGAAGAACTCACCTGA
- the ilvA gene encoding threonine ammonia-lyase: MITLEDIKEAQRTLKNVVHRTALAYSSVLSEVTGGEIYLKMENLQKTGSFKIRGAYNKIAHLSEEERKRGVVAASAGNHAQGVALAAQIFGIPATIVMPKYAPLSKITKTRNLGAQVILEGNIFDEAYEAALRIQEKTGAVFVHPFNDPHVIAGQGTIGLEIMEDLPDVEVVVVPVGGGGLISGVSVAIKSMNPEVKVIGVQTENMPSMIASLRRGRAERVEGKPTLADGIAVKKPGDLTFELVKKYVDEMVTVNEEEIADAILFLLEQAKVVAEGAGAVGVAAVLNKLDVKGKKVAIVISGGNIDVNMIDRIINKGLVKSGRKVFIETFVMDRPGTLKELLGIVAELGANVLSVFHNRSAKEVPIGFAKIELELETVDEKHVEEIERVLIAKGYEVRIVV, encoded by the coding sequence GTGATCACACTCGAGGATATAAAAGAAGCCCAAAGAACGCTGAAGAATGTGGTGCACAGGACCGCTCTTGCTTACAGCTCTGTTCTGAGCGAAGTGACAGGTGGAGAGATCTACCTGAAGATGGAAAATCTCCAGAAGACCGGTTCGTTCAAAATAAGGGGAGCGTACAATAAAATAGCCCACCTGAGCGAAGAGGAAAGAAAGAGAGGAGTCGTTGCCGCGTCCGCTGGAAACCACGCGCAGGGAGTGGCACTTGCTGCTCAAATCTTCGGTATTCCCGCTACCATCGTGATGCCGAAGTACGCTCCTCTTTCTAAAATCACCAAAACGAGGAATCTTGGAGCTCAGGTGATTCTTGAGGGGAACATTTTTGACGAGGCCTACGAAGCAGCTCTCAGAATACAGGAGAAAACAGGTGCGGTTTTCGTGCATCCTTTCAACGATCCTCATGTCATCGCTGGGCAGGGAACCATAGGGTTGGAAATAATGGAAGATCTTCCGGATGTGGAAGTGGTGGTAGTGCCCGTTGGTGGAGGTGGTTTGATTTCGGGAGTATCCGTTGCGATCAAATCGATGAATCCTGAGGTTAAAGTAATAGGCGTTCAAACGGAGAACATGCCTTCCATGATCGCTTCACTGAGAAGGGGCAGGGCAGAGCGGGTCGAGGGTAAACCCACGCTTGCCGATGGAATAGCCGTGAAAAAGCCCGGTGACCTGACCTTCGAGCTGGTGAAGAAGTACGTCGATGAGATGGTCACGGTGAACGAAGAAGAAATAGCGGATGCCATCCTTTTCCTTCTTGAGCAAGCAAAGGTGGTTGCTGAAGGTGCAGGAGCAGTGGGGGTGGCCGCTGTTTTGAACAAACTGGATGTGAAGGGAAAGAAGGTAGCTATCGTGATAAGCGGCGGCAACATAGATGTGAACATGATAGACAGAATCATAAACAAAGGGCTCGTGAAGAGCGGAAGGAAAGTGTTCATAGAAACGTTTGTGATGGACAGACCCGGTACCCTGAAAGAGCTTCTCGGGATAGTGGCGGAACTCGGCGCAAACGTCCTTTCCGTTTTTCACAATCGCTCCGCGAAGGAAGTTCCCATTGGTTTTGCCAAAATAGAGCTCGAGCTTGAGACGGTCGATGAAAAACACGTTGAAGAGATAGAGAGGGTGTTGATCGCAAAGGGATACGAGGTGAGAATAGTCGTGTGA
- a CDS encoding ABC transporter ATP-binding protein, which translates to MKKVMELVDVWKIYDLGEVKVEALRGVSFEVFEGEYVIIIGPSGSGKSTLLHILGCLDRPTKGKVLIEGEEVSRMGDRRLAQVRNRKIGFVFQSYNLLPRLTALENVELPMIYAGVPAKERKRRAKELLELVGLGDRLHHRPNQLSGGQQQRVAIARALANDPVFILADEPTGNLDTKTGEEILELFRKLHEMGKTLVVVTHNLEMVDEGTCIVRIRDGKIEGVERRGVVYGDT; encoded by the coding sequence ATGAAAAAGGTGATGGAGCTTGTCGATGTGTGGAAAATATATGACCTGGGTGAGGTGAAGGTCGAGGCTCTTCGTGGTGTTTCTTTCGAGGTGTTCGAAGGAGAATACGTGATCATAATAGGACCATCTGGAAGCGGAAAGTCTACACTCCTTCACATTCTTGGATGTCTCGATCGTCCTACAAAGGGAAAGGTACTCATAGAAGGAGAAGAGGTTTCGAGGATGGGTGATCGAAGGCTCGCGCAGGTTAGAAACAGGAAAATAGGCTTTGTCTTTCAGAGTTACAACCTTCTTCCCCGTCTCACCGCTTTGGAAAATGTGGAGCTTCCAATGATCTACGCGGGTGTACCGGCGAAGGAGAGAAAAAGGAGGGCAAAAGAGCTTCTGGAATTGGTCGGTCTGGGAGACAGACTCCATCACCGGCCGAATCAGCTTTCAGGAGGTCAGCAACAAAGAGTTGCGATAGCGAGGGCTCTGGCAAACGATCCTGTCTTCATCCTCGCAGACGAACCAACGGGAAATCTGGACACAAAAACTGGCGAAGAGATACTGGAGCTGTTCAGAAAACTCCACGAGATGGGAAAAACGCTGGTTGTTGTGACTCACAACCTCGAGATGGTGGACGAAGGAACGTGCATCGTGAGAATCAGAGATGGAAAAATCGAAGGTGTAGAACGTCGAGGTGTTGTGTATGGAGATACTTAA
- a CDS encoding LysE family translocator, whose translation MMISIFFGSFLVGLSGAVAPGPLMMIAISQSAKGWKNSIKLISGHVVLEAFLVLLLVLGFQWVLKSPLVTKVIGLLGGSFLAFMGISQLTAIKGEISQVEKNDLKIPLPITGALVSLSNPYFLLWWMSVGSAFLVKAQTSFLAGVTAFYFGHILSDILWYSLIGVFGNTILKSSRIYKIVMAVTGLFLIGFGLFFVLDSFR comes from the coding sequence ATGATGATTTCCATATTCTTCGGGAGTTTCCTTGTGGGGCTTTCCGGTGCGGTCGCACCGGGCCCTCTAATGATGATAGCCATATCCCAGAGTGCAAAAGGTTGGAAAAACTCTATAAAACTGATATCCGGCCACGTTGTTCTGGAAGCTTTTCTTGTTCTCCTGCTGGTTCTTGGCTTTCAATGGGTCCTGAAATCTCCGCTTGTGACAAAAGTGATAGGTCTTCTTGGAGGATCTTTCCTTGCTTTCATGGGGATTTCTCAGCTAACAGCCATCAAAGGTGAGATCTCACAGGTAGAAAAAAACGATCTGAAAATCCCCCTTCCCATCACAGGAGCTCTCGTTTCACTGTCCAACCCGTACTTTCTTCTTTGGTGGATGTCCGTCGGCAGCGCTTTCCTTGTCAAAGCGCAGACATCGTTTCTGGCTGGGGTTACTGCCTTCTACTTCGGCCACATTCTCTCAGACATTCTCTGGTACTCTCTGATAGGTGTCTTTGGAAACACCATATTGAAATCCTCACGGATCTATAAAATAGTGATGGCCGTGACCGGTCTGTTCCTCATCGGTTTTGGTCTTTTCTTCGTGCTTGATTCTTTCAGGTGA